Proteins from a genomic interval of Erwinia sp. SLM-02:
- a CDS encoding oxidoreductase: MTSAKTILITGVSSGFGRALAQEALAAGHRVIGTVRTHEALNAFGALDAQRAFGRLLDVTDFERIDEVVAEIESTAGPVDVLVNNAGYGHEGIMEESSLEEMRRQFDVNVFGAVAMIKAVLPGMRQRRRGHIINITSMGSFITLPGISYYCGSKFALEGISETLGKELAPFNIFVTAVAPGSFRTDWAGRSMVRSARSIPDYDALFDPIRQSREEKSGKQLGDPVKAAHAMLAIMESQNPPVHLLLGSDALSLVRQKLAAFGKEIEEWGKLTCSTDGSTVAEAGSTMDNR; this comes from the coding sequence CGCGCTGGCGCAGGAAGCCCTCGCCGCAGGCCATCGCGTCATTGGTACCGTGCGTACCCACGAAGCATTAAACGCTTTCGGGGCGCTCGATGCACAGCGGGCTTTCGGACGCCTCCTTGATGTAACGGACTTTGAGCGTATTGATGAGGTCGTTGCGGAGATTGAGTCCACCGCCGGTCCGGTTGATGTGCTGGTGAACAATGCCGGTTACGGCCATGAAGGCATTATGGAAGAATCTTCGCTCGAAGAGATGCGCCGCCAGTTTGACGTGAATGTGTTTGGTGCCGTGGCGATGATCAAAGCCGTGCTGCCGGGCATGCGTCAGCGCCGTCGAGGTCATATTATCAATATCACCTCGATGGGCAGTTTCATTACCCTGCCAGGCATCAGCTATTACTGCGGCAGCAAATTTGCGCTGGAAGGGATATCAGAAACGTTAGGCAAAGAGCTTGCCCCGTTTAACATCTTCGTGACCGCCGTGGCACCCGGCTCGTTTCGCACCGACTGGGCCGGGCGCTCAATGGTGCGCAGCGCGCGTAGCATCCCGGACTATGATGCTTTGTTCGATCCCATCCGTCAGTCTCGGGAGGAAAAAAGCGGTAAGCAGCTGGGCGACCCCGTTAAAGCCGCGCATGCCATGCTGGCCATCATGGAGAGCCAGAATCCACCAGTGCATTTATTGTTAGGCAGTGATGCTTTGAGTTTAGTGCGGCAAAAACTCGCGGCTTTTGGGAAGGAGATAGAAGAATGGGGGAAATTAACCTGTTCAACGGATGGAAGTACGGTCGCAGAGGCCGGGAGCACGATGGATAATCGATGA